Proteins encoded within one genomic window of Sulfurovum sp. XGS-02:
- a CDS encoding acyltransferase has protein sequence MLNKFFIILNKINTLIHNLKIKSIKFGQKGSHIQIERGFNFIKPEHIHISDYVYIGPMSTIYAHGKVSIKKGSIIGPKVTIYTANHNFKSGSHAIPYDKKLDIRPVEIDENVWVGGNVILLPGAKLREGVIVGAGSVISKEIPAYSIVVGNPCKIIGTRDIDEYHRLKKANAIYLLNKKL, from the coding sequence ATGTTAAATAAGTTTTTTATTATCCTAAATAAAATTAATACATTAATTCACAATTTAAAAATTAAAAGTATTAAGTTCGGTCAAAAAGGTTCACATATACAGATTGAGAGGGGATTTAATTTTATTAAACCAGAGCATATTCATATTAGTGATTATGTGTATATTGGTCCAATGTCAACTATATATGCTCACGGGAAAGTCAGCATCAAAAAAGGTTCGATTATTGGTCCAAAAGTAACTATTTATACTGCAAATCATAATTTTAAATCAGGATCGCATGCAATCCCATATGATAAGAAGCTAGATATACGCCCAGTTGAAATTGATGAAAATGTATGGGTTGGCGGGAACGTAATACTTCTACCAGGTGCAAAACTCAGGGAAGGTGTTATTGTCGGAGCAGGTTCTGTTATATCAAAGGAAATTCCAGCGTATAGTATTGTTGTCGGTAATCCTTGTAAAATTATAGGCACAAGAGATATAGATGAGTATCATAGACTAAAAAAAGCCAATGCAATTTATCTGTTAAATAAAAAATTATAA
- a CDS encoding glycosyltransferase family 4 protein has product MKIAIVTTWFERGAAYVSKQFHHTLSKENEVFIYARGGEEYAYGDSEWDKEYVTWGKRIDFPIPTYIDIKDFKAFLSKNKIDLVIFNEQWWWEPIIVCNQLNIKTAAYIDYYTELTIPFFSNYDFLICNTRKHYEAFKWHKQCFYVPWGTDTNLFKPKEYNLIHKGKVTFFHSCGMNPHRKGTDQLLLALEKLEGNFSLIIHAQIDLMKELSPRFQKVLEKLIANNKVELLTKTIKAPGAYFMGDVYVYPTRLEGIGLTICEASASGLPVIVPNNSPMNEFIKDNVNGSLVEIEKLYSRSDGYFWPQCEINIESLSSKMQYYIDNVDKISTFKKKSREYSLKYLDWEQNSLELNKIVCSVKLLDKLPSAQKNALNFYNKKYPSISKYKLLYQIVFYVYRKFFS; this is encoded by the coding sequence ATGAAAATAGCTATTGTGACCACTTGGTTTGAACGTGGAGCAGCTTATGTGTCCAAGCAATTCCATCATACATTATCCAAAGAAAATGAAGTATTCATATATGCGAGAGGAGGAGAAGAATATGCATATGGTGATTCAGAATGGGATAAGGAATATGTGACATGGGGAAAGAGAATTGATTTTCCGATACCAACATATATTGATATCAAAGATTTTAAAGCATTTCTTTCAAAAAATAAAATAGATCTTGTAATATTTAATGAACAATGGTGGTGGGAACCAATTATAGTTTGTAATCAATTAAATATTAAAACTGCCGCATATATTGACTATTACACTGAGTTGACAATTCCTTTTTTCTCAAATTATGATTTTCTCATATGTAATACGCGTAAACATTATGAAGCATTTAAATGGCATAAACAATGTTTTTACGTACCTTGGGGGACAGATACTAATTTGTTTAAACCTAAAGAATATAATTTAATACATAAAGGTAAAGTCACTTTTTTCCATTCTTGCGGAATGAACCCTCATAGAAAAGGGACTGACCAATTATTATTAGCTTTAGAAAAACTAGAGGGAAATTTTTCACTTATTATTCATGCACAAATTGATTTAATGAAAGAACTATCACCTAGGTTTCAAAAAGTTTTAGAAAAATTAATAGCAAATAATAAAGTGGAATTACTTACAAAGACTATTAAAGCCCCAGGTGCATACTTTATGGGGGATGTATACGTTTATCCAACAAGATTAGAGGGTATAGGGTTAACTATATGCGAAGCTTCAGCATCAGGATTACCAGTCATTGTACCTAACAACTCACCTATGAATGAATTTATAAAGGACAATGTAAATGGTTCTTTAGTTGAGATTGAAAAACTATACTCTAGATCGGATGGCTATTTTTGGCCTCAATGTGAAATAAATATAGAATCTTTGAGCAGTAAAATGCAATATTATATTGATAATGTAGATAAAATTTCTACATTTAAAAAGAAGAGTAGAGAATACAGTTTAAAATATTTAGACTGGGAACAAAACTCTCTAGAGTTAAATAAAATAGTCTGTAGCGTTAAATTATTAGATAAGTTGCCTAGTGCACAGAAAAATGCTCTTAACTTTTATAATAAGAAATATCCTTCTATTAGTAAGTATAAACTTTTATATCAAATCGTGTTCTATGTTTATCGAAAATTTTTCTCTTAA
- a CDS encoding polysaccharide pyruvyl transferase family protein: protein MLKKYKIAILGGYGLGNFGDDALMYILYKKISSIYKSEDIAFICTPEKYLSSIVDDSDIIGFNKINTIQTDLLLYGGGTQFYSFKPKKNILAKILYYIKHPKDFSYRLFSKLAAMNIYNQKNIQNRIAAIGIGVGPFLEDADQSIEQNTKKLFLKMDFVGVRDTYSYEKCKDWGVKDAKLYSDLCFLMDDEYAIENKRSVNTLKKIGIIVRDWDQTDEGAAYYEKIIPLCSELTLKGYEVNIIIFSLKRDLYWCNKLKTNTNVLFWNPNEDNIDTFLKLLDNFDLFITARYHGAIFASLLEKPFIAIGVEQKLELISDLYQNGSEKWLYPFDLHQCLSYVQDIEKNYSSYQTGIRDETIIQKKLARQMLKDFKDHFNLLKETK, encoded by the coding sequence ATGCTGAAAAAATATAAAATTGCCATTCTCGGCGGTTATGGATTAGGAAATTTTGGCGATGATGCATTAATGTATATTTTATATAAGAAGATTTCATCTATCTATAAATCAGAAGATATCGCTTTTATTTGTACTCCAGAAAAATATTTATCAAGCATTGTTGATGACAGTGACATTATAGGCTTTAACAAAATAAATACTATACAAACGGATTTGCTACTTTATGGAGGGGGCACTCAGTTTTATTCATTTAAACCTAAAAAAAATATACTGGCTAAAATATTATATTACATAAAACATCCAAAAGATTTTTCATATAGACTATTTTCTAAACTAGCGGCCATGAACATTTATAATCAGAAAAATATTCAGAATCGAATTGCCGCTATAGGAATAGGAGTCGGACCTTTTTTAGAAGATGCCGATCAATCAATAGAGCAGAATACAAAAAAACTCTTTCTAAAAATGGATTTTGTTGGTGTTCGAGATACTTATAGTTATGAAAAGTGTAAGGACTGGGGTGTTAAAGATGCAAAGCTTTATTCAGACTTATGTTTTTTAATGGATGATGAGTATGCCATAGAGAATAAAAGATCTGTAAACACACTTAAAAAAATTGGAATTATAGTGCGAGATTGGGATCAGACAGATGAAGGTGCAGCTTATTATGAAAAAATCATTCCGCTTTGTTCAGAATTAACTTTAAAAGGATATGAAGTAAATATCATTATCTTTTCACTTAAACGGGATCTGTACTGGTGCAACAAACTTAAAACAAATACCAATGTATTATTTTGGAATCCGAATGAAGATAATATAGACACTTTCCTCAAATTATTAGATAATTTTGATCTTTTTATTACTGCAAGATATCATGGTGCTATTTTTGCTTCTTTACTTGAGAAACCATTTATAGCAATAGGAGTTGAACAAAAACTGGAGTTAATTTCCGATCTCTATCAGAATGGATCTGAAAAATGGCTTTATCCTTTTGATCTTCATCAATGCCTGTCTTACGTACAGGATATTGAAAAAAACTATAGTTCCTATCAAACAGGTATTCGTGATGAAACTATCATTCAAAAAAAATTAGCACGACAAATGTTAAAAGACTTTAAAGATCATTTTAATTTATTGAAGGAAACAAAATGA
- a CDS encoding oligosaccharide flippase family protein produces MPKKTPKFKQLFIGDTLQSKISKGIAWSFLGTFLSKGLMLLSFILIARIITVEEYGQVGVIRNTIATFAAFSVMSFGVTATKYLAIYKDTDSIRAERILTFTRGTVFIISVLISIIIFVFSDFIASTMLDDISLSFEVEISSFTIFFTALNGYQNGLLAGLEKFKEISFINIFNGILTFPILIIMAYLYQVNGIVIGLVIISLSTWIISDYYIRLSMKKNSLKYRFDSFYKELEIIKNFTLPSFLSGLSITPAILMTNLILAHQDNGYYHLGVFNAAYFFSIITSTINGIIGQVLYPYAMKQYNKDNKRFEYFNIISPWIIGIILNLPLIILPEVMVIFFGSQYDNEDFRVSVVMVALFSIIIAHRQGIARNFAAANLMWWSVFGNAIWGIFLILFTYIFASYGSIGLAIAFLTAYAFNSIIFLPLYLKWGLVKRELLISYPVLIIWLLLLFSSIIYFFIENTFFRVSFLIVILLSINYLFLILWRSYHVK; encoded by the coding sequence ATGCCAAAAAAAACTCCTAAATTTAAACAATTATTTATTGGCGATACATTGCAATCAAAAATATCAAAAGGTATAGCATGGTCTTTTTTAGGTACATTTTTATCAAAAGGCCTGATGCTGCTATCCTTTATATTAATTGCAAGAATAATAACCGTTGAAGAGTACGGACAAGTAGGTGTTATTCGAAATACAATAGCAACTTTTGCTGCTTTTAGTGTCATGAGTTTTGGTGTAACTGCCACTAAATACTTAGCCATTTATAAAGATACAGATTCAATACGTGCAGAAAGAATACTAACATTCACTAGAGGTACAGTATTTATCATTTCAGTGCTTATTTCTATTATCATTTTTGTTTTTTCAGATTTTATCGCATCGACTATGTTAGATGATATATCACTCTCTTTTGAGGTAGAAATAAGTTCATTCACAATTTTTTTTACTGCTTTAAATGGTTATCAAAATGGGCTTCTGGCAGGACTTGAAAAATTTAAGGAAATATCTTTTATCAATATTTTCAATGGTATATTAACTTTTCCAATTTTAATTATTATGGCCTATCTATATCAAGTAAATGGAATTGTCATTGGTTTAGTTATCATAAGTTTATCTACATGGATAATATCTGATTATTATATACGGTTATCTATGAAAAAAAATTCATTAAAATATAGATTTGATAGTTTTTATAAAGAGTTGGAAATCATTAAAAACTTCACACTTCCTTCATTTTTAAGTGGCCTTTCGATCACTCCCGCTATTTTAATGACAAATTTAATTTTAGCACATCAAGACAATGGCTATTATCACTTAGGTGTTTTTAACGCAGCTTATTTTTTTTCAATAATTACTAGTACAATAAATGGAATAATAGGTCAAGTGCTCTATCCGTATGCAATGAAGCAATATAATAAAGATAATAAGAGATTTGAATATTTTAATATCATCAGCCCATGGATTATAGGAATAATACTGAATTTACCTCTAATTATTTTACCAGAAGTTATGGTCATTTTTTTTGGTTCCCAATATGATAATGAAGATTTTAGAGTTTCAGTGGTCATGGTAGCTTTATTTAGTATTATTATTGCTCACCGTCAAGGTATAGCTAGAAATTTTGCTGCCGCAAACTTAATGTGGTGGAGTGTTTTTGGAAATGCCATTTGGGGAATTTTTCTAATATTATTTACATATATCTTTGCTTCTTATGGTTCTATTGGTCTTGCCATTGCTTTCCTCACTGCATATGCATTCAATTCAATTATCTTTTTGCCTCTGTATCTGAAATGGGGACTTGTCAAAAGAGAACTGTTAATTTCATATCCCGTGTTAATTATCTGGTTACTTTTACTCTTCAGCTCAATCATTTACTTTTTTATAGAAAATACTTTTTTTAGAGTTAGCTTCTTGATAGTAATATTACTATCAATAAACTATTTATTTTTAATACTTTGGAGAAGTTATCATGTTAAATAA